In Populus trichocarpa isolate Nisqually-1 chromosome 12, P.trichocarpa_v4.1, whole genome shotgun sequence, a genomic segment contains:
- the LOC7493496 gene encoding uncharacterized protein LOC7493496, with protein sequence MDPPPPSLLIPPPVPPSIPPPPSTTETPTTTETPHLAPPPNPTPTITHPSYAEMIYSAITALKEQDGSSRIAIAKYIERAYPGLSPSHSDLLTHHLKRLKNSGALVLNKKSYLLPRSDINTDISATITTTATVSTNPPQIQPQYVAPISSAPPEQKRGRGRPPKTKANGLPPTPASVLANGQPQTGLGSHVSVTAQTQSQLVVSSVGTPIDSTSTGRKGRGRPKKMVVTEAGPLVVKKGRGRPPNSGPLGSKKSPGRPRKPKSLVGAKKGPGRPPKNQLKPVTVPYAVASPTATATDAAAVFNVASPKPRGRPRKGATPTSAGAVVMVQAKRPGRPAKVPGVMKLKPKKNSGRPVGRPRKNANAPWAINRASQLQAQAELHGDLKRKLEFFQSRIKQAAGVLKPLLTSATISAVAAIQELEGLASMDINVPWREEPQPQTQPQPQPLPLPLPLPQPQPQLLPQPQPLQQLLKS encoded by the exons atGGACCCACCTCCTCCTTCATTATTGATCCCTCCACCAGTTCCGCCGTCCATCCCTCCACCACCATCCACCACCGAAACCCCCACCACCACTGAAACCCCCCATTTAGCTCCTCCACCCAACCCTACCCCCACCATAACCCATCCTTCCTATGCTgag ATGATATATTCAGCGATTACAGCTTTGAAGGAACAAGATGGGTCAAGCAGGATAGCCATAGCAAAGTATATAGAGAGAGCTTACCCTGGTTTATCACCGAGTCACTCTGATTTGTTGACACATCACTTAAAACGCTTGAAAAATAGTGGGGCTCTTGTTCTCAACAAGAAATCTTACTTGTTACCCAGATCTGACATTAACACAGACATCAGTGCTACTATAACTACCACAGCTACTGTTTCTACTAACCCACCTCAAATTCAGCCACAGTATGTTGCTCCTATCTCTTCAGCTCCTCCTGAGCAGAAAAGGGGCCGTGGAAGGCCCCCTAAAACTAAGGCTAATGGGCTTCCTCCAACTCCTGCGTCTGTGCTTGCTAATGGGCAGCCACAGACTGGTCTTGGCTCACATGTTTCTGTTACTGCCCAGACTCAAAGTCAGCTTGTTGTGAGTTCTGTTGGGACTCCTATTGACTCCACCTCAACGGGGAGGAAAGGCCGAGGACGGCCAAAGAAGATGGTGGTGACTGAAGCTGGGCCGTTGGTGGTGAAGAAAGGAAGAGGGAGGCCACCGAATAGCGGGCCGTTGGGGTCCAAGAAGAGTCCAGGAAGGCCCAGAAAGCCTAAGTCTTTGGTGGGTGCTAAAAAGGGTCCTGGACGTCCACCTAAGAATCAGTTAAAGCCAGTTACTGTTCCTTACgctgttgcttctcctactgcTACTGCTACTGATGCAGCAGCTGTGTTTAATGTGGCATCACCAAAGCCCAGAGGCAGGCCAAGGAAGGGTGCAACCCCAACTTCTGCTGGCGCTGTTGTGATGGTGCAGGCTAAGCGACCGGGTCGCCCGGCTAAGGTTCCTGGGGTTATGAAGCTGAAGCCTAAGAAGAATTCTGGCAGGCCTGTCGGCCGGCCTAGGAAG AATGCAAATGCACCATGGGCAATTAACAGGGCATCTCAGCTTCAAGCACAAGCAGAATTGCATGGAGATCTTAAGaggaaacttgaatttttt CAATCAAGAATTAAGCAAGCCGCTGGGGTCCTAAAGCCTCTTTTGACCAGTGCCACAATCAGTGCAGTTGCAGCAATCCAAGAATTAGAAGGGCTTGCATCAATGGACATTAATGTACCATGGAGAGAGGAACCTCAACCACAAACTCAGCCCCAGCCACAGCCGCTGCCCCTGCCCCTGCCCCTGCCCCAGCCCCAGCCGCAGTTGCTGCCCCAGCCCCAGCCGCTGCAGCAACTGCTCAAGAGTTAG